The region AAGTACGGCGGATTACCCACGCGGCACTCCTGGCCCTGACGGATGGTCCTACACGGAGAGTCGTACTCGATGCCGTCTTGACCGAATTGCCCGCCGATCTGGCAAAAGAAGTTCGTCGGGGCTCGACCGCAACGGCACGATCCGTCGCTGAGCGCCATCTCGCTCGTCCCAAGCATGCCTACCTGTTGGAACTTCTCTACCTGCTCGCACCCGATTTTCCGGCCGCCCGCGAGGTAGTGTCGAGGCAACTCCGTACAATGCCACTGGAAGCGGGCACCTTCCGGTCGCTCCGGCATATTTTCAAAATCGCTGAGTTCCGGGACGATGCCGCCGTTTTTGCACAACTGGCCTACCGTTTTGAGAAAGCTAAGCACGCCTTTCGGCAAGGGTCGTCGTACTACCGTCGTCAACGCATCTACCTCGATGGCGAGTGGGTGCCTGTACAGCAGGAGCTAACCCAAGAAAACAGTCGGCTGGCTTACTCGGAACGGACCCGCCACTACCTGCGTCGACGGGTCTGGCGTACGCTCCGGCGTTTGGGAGAGCGAGGTGATGCCGATTATACCGCCTGGGCTGCCCAGGTACTGCTCCAGTTTTCTGATGCGCAGGATCAGGGCGAAGTCCGGACGATCCGCCGGTCGTGGTGGGACTGGAAGGCCCGGATGATGCGCGAAAAAGTCAAGTATTACGACACCTACGCCGGCTACCTGGCGTTCAATCACATTCTCTACACCAACAGTCCGCGCTACGAACTGAAACGCAATCGCTGGGCCTGGACTTGCCAGGGCGAATACCAACCCGGCCAACCTGCCCCCAACGCGCGCGAAGAGGCCTTCCCTCAGCTTTGGGACAAGAGTCCAGAGCCGATCCTGCTGCTGTTAAGTGAAAGCACCAGCGAACGCGTATTGCAGTTTGCCGAGAAGGTGTTTCGGGCCAATCCCTCGTTCAGTAAACACATCAAAGTAGCGCATCTGGTGAAGATGCTGCAACAGCCGTCGCTTCTTGTGAACCGGCTGGCCCTGGAACTGGCCGCGGCCCATTACGACCCGGCTGCGCCGGATTTGGCGCTGGTCCGTGCGATGTTGCAAAGTCCGCTGGTGGAAGCGCGCGACCTGGGCTGGACGTGGGTCGAAGCCCAAACGGCGTATTTCCTTCACGAGACGCTCTTGTTCGCCGATCTGTTATTGAGTCCGTTTGCCGACGTGCAGGAGCGGGCGCATCAGGAACTCGCGCAGGCTACGCTACCGGAAACACAGACCGAACTGATGGTGGCGCACGTGCTGGCGCAGGTACTCCAATGTTCTTCGGAAGCGGATCGCCCTTGTCTGGAGCGTGCGGCACTGTTTCTCCCCACCCTCTTCGAAAAGAAACTACAAAACCTGCCGCTGGCGCAGATCGATCAACTGTTGCACCACCCGCTGCCGGAGGTGCAGGCCCTGGCCGGACGCATTCTACTGATTCACCAGACGCCGGTCAGCGACCTGCCCCCGGAGTTGTTAGGCACCCTGACCGGTTCGCCGCACGCCGCCGTACGTCAGGTAGGCGTGGCGCTGTTCGGCAAACAGACCGACGACGAACTGCTGGCCGCACCGAACCTGCTGCTGGCCTTTGCCACGGCTCCCTATCCGGAAGTACGCGAAGCCGTACGGCCCATCGTCCAACGGCTGGCAGCCGGTCACCCCGACTTTGGCACCACCCTACTGGAGCAACTGCTGCCGTTCTTGCGCCGGAAAGAAACCTATGAAGGACTGCACGACGACCTGCTGACGCTGGTACAGGAGGCACTGCCCGAAGCGTTACGACAGCTCAGCCCGGAAACGGCCTGGGAATTTCTCACCTCCCGCCGCCCGACGTCACAACGATTGGGTGCACAGTTGCTGGGCACCACGCTCCGGGGCGAGGCGCTTTCGGTACGGCAGTTGGTCCGGCTGGCCAACCACGAGATGTTGTCCGTTCGCCAGTGGGTGGGGGCGCAATTCGAAGCGCAGACCGACCGCATGAAAACACAACCGGCCGAAGCGTTACGGCTGCTCGATGCATCGTGGGAGGATGCCCGGCAGTTCGGCTTTGCCTACTTCGAGCAGCATTTCGATGAAGCGACCTGGACACCGGAGCTGCTGGTTTCCGTTTGTGATAGCACTCGGCCCGACGTGCAAGCGTTCGGTCGGAAGCTGCTCGATCAGTACTTTAAGAAAGAAGACGGACAGACGTATCTGGTGCAACTGAGTCAGCACCCCGCCCCGGCCTTGCAACAGCAGGCAACACAGTACCTTGAAGACTACGCCGCCGGGAAACCCGATGTGCTGGAAACACTCACGCCCTATTTTCAGACCGTGCTTTCGCAAGTCAACCGCAGCGGCCGGGCCAAGCGCGACGTATTCGCCTTCTTGAAAGCCGAAGCGCTCAAAAGCCGGGCGGCCGCCGAGATCATCGCGCCCCTCATCACGCGCCAGTCCCTCACGATGGCCGTAGCCGACAAAGCCGCGTGCCTGCAAATTTTACGCGACCTGCGCCAGGCGTATCCCGATCTGGAGCAACCGCTTTCCATTCGTTCTGTTCGTACCTATTCCTCTGATCATGCAGTTTGAACATAAATACCTGGGGCAATCGTCCGTAACCAGCCAGGCCCGGTCGGTCGACATGCAGTTTACGCCCGACCTCTACCGTCCGCCGACGTTCTTTTCGGGCAAACTGGCCCAACCCATCGCGTTTCGGGAGGCCATGTCGGCGCTGCACCACGTGGTCGTTTCCGACCTGCGCTTTCATCCGAGAGACAAGTCCGACTACAAGGCGTGGGCCGCACAACAGGAAATCGCTCAGCTGGAAGAGTTGATGGCGGGGCGGGGCGAGTTGCGCGCACAAATTCAGGGGTTGCGCGAGCAGTTGGGCACGGTTCACGAAGCGATGCACAAGATCCGTAAGCCGTTTTACGACGCCCGGCAAAAGTTTTTCCAGTACATCTACCAACGCGACAAAGACCTCTGGTTCGTGCTCGATCCGGTCATCACGGTCCATCCCGACGAAGTCTTTTTCGAGTGTTTCAGCCAGGACGAATCGAGCTACGGCAAGCTGAGTTGCAACTTCGAGGTGTTCCGCGACATGCAGGAGTTTGCCTGTGGCACGACCAACATCGACTACTCGGCGGCGCTGTACAACGAGTTTCAGAAGATCCGCGACTACAAAGAGACCAAACTACACATCGACCCGAACGGGTTTGTGGTGCAAACCACGAACGAAGATGCCTTTACAGAGGTCAAGATCGACCTGCCCGACAGTTGGGTGCGTGGCTTTCTGCAAGTAAGCTCGGCGATGACGATGCCCATGATTCAGGTCGACCTGCACCCGATGGACGTCCACAACCTGTGCTTTGTGCTGCGTCGCCAGAAAGAAAAGATAGGTCCGCGTTCGCTCCGCTACCTACTGACGCCCGGTGAGCCAGTGAAATTACTGCTGGAGCCCTGGAACCTGGAGATCACATGCCCCCGCTCCATTTATACCGGCAGCGAGGCGCACAATATTCGCGTGTGGGGCCGCCGACGGCTTCTGATTCTGGAGCGGTTAGTTCCGGTGGCCCGGAAGTTTACCGTCCATCTCCTTGGCACAGGCATGCCTTCGTTCTACCAGGCCGACCTGGGCGATCTTCAGTTCACGCTGGGACTTTCGGGCTGGACGGCCAACGACTGGTCGCAGGCGGGGAACTTCGACCTGCTCGCGCCGCGAACGCAGGTCGATCTGGTGACGAAAGAAAAGATTTTCCAGGCGCTGAAAAAAGAGTGGTACGGCACTTCGACGGCGTTGAGCCAACGTCTTGGGTTAGAGAACCGCGTGGTGGAAGGTGCGCTGGCGGCTTACACGCAGGCGGGCCGCGTCATCTACGATCTGAACAAAGGCGTCTACCGCGTGCGGGAACTGAGTCAGGAACCGCTGGCCCTTGATCAATTGCGGTTTTCGAATCCGCGCGAAGAAGAAGCCTCACGACTGGTGCAGGAAGGTAAGGTGCTGATTACCACCGAAAATCGTACGGACGAAGGGCTGCAGCTGGTCGGGCGGGTGGAGGACAGACGGCGGACGTTTCATCCGAAACTGCACCTCGACCGGGACGAGCGCATCACCTCGGCCGAATGCACATGTAACTTCTATCAGCAAAATAAGCTGTATCAGGGCCCTTGTGGCCATATGCTGGCCCTGAGGCTAGCGCAACAACGGAAAGGGTGGTATTCGCCGATGTCGATGAATTAGCGCTTTTTCCACTTGTATACTTCTGAAAATCAAAACAATTTGAACCCGCAGTGACGCAGCCTCCACACCTTGCAACCCGGGCGGTGGATCGCCGTCCATGCACGTAGCTTTCGCTCGCATCACAGGCACACTCTTGACGGTGGCTGGTACACTACTACCCCTGATTGCAGTGTGATTTCCGGGAACTCAATGCGTAGGGGTAGTAGTGTACCAGCCTTGAGTTGAGTGCTCCCGTCCCCAGAATGTTCGAAGGTAGGCTCGCGTCACTGCTTTTTCCACTCATGGCTGAAGAAACGCCCCCGCAACCCCGCACCCGTCAGGAACTTTACGATCAGGTCCGTCAGTCGTCGCGCGAAGCGGTAACGCTCCGCGAAATGGCCCGCATGGGCTTCTGGCCGAAAGGCCAAGGCATTCCCCCGATTCCGCAAGCGCTGTTGGAAAAGCAGCAAGCACTGCAACAGGAGTTGCAACCGCTCGTCGAGCAGAGCCGCAAGATGGAAGACCGGGTGCGGATGCTGAAAGAACTCCGGAAGAAACGGATGGCGGAATCGCGCCAGAAGCGGAAAGAAACCAAAGAACGACGCGAACGGGAACGGCAGGCCCGGCAGGCCGCCTGGGAGCAGCGCAAAACGCACGAAATTCTTTACCTGGGTGAAGGGGTTTCAGGCGGTCTGTCGCAAACGGACGACGATGCGCAAAAGCTCCAGCATTACCAGCTGCCCCGGTTCGAAAACGCGAAAGCCCTCGCCGAAGACATGGGCATTACGGTCAACGCATTACGATTCCTGGCCTACAACCGCCCCGTCTCGACCCTGACGCACTACCAGCGGTTTACCATGCCAAAAAAAACGGGTGGACAACGGCTGATTTCGGCCCCCATGCCGCGCCTAAAAGACGCGCAATACTGGGTGCTACACCACCTCCTGCAACTGCTGCCGGTCCACGAAGCGGTACACGGCTTTTGCGCAGGACGTTCGATCGTCAGCAACGCGAGGCCGCACGTCGGTCGACAGGTGGTACTCAACTTTGATTTGAAAGATTTCTTTCCGACGCTGACGTATACCCGCATCAAAGGGCTGTTTTGCGCGTTAGGGTACGCCGAAGCCATCGCTACGCCGCTCGCGCTGCTCTGCACCGAACCCGATACGGACGAGGTGACGCTCGACGGACAAACGTACTACGTCGCCAACGGCGAACGCTACCTGCCGCAAGGTGCCCCGACCAGCCCGGCCCTGACGAACCTGATCTGCCTCCGTCTGGACCGACGCCTCACGGGCTTGGCTACAAAACTTGGTTTTACCTACACCCGCTACGCCGACGACCTGACGTTCTCGGCCGATGCGGAGGGTATGAAGCACATCAATACGCTACGCGTGATGCTGCACCGCATTGTGGAAGAAGAAGGCTTTCAGGTACATCCGGATAAAAGCCGCGTCATGCGGAAGGGCAGCAAGCAGGAAGTCACTGGCATTGTCGTGAACGAAAAACCGGGCGTAGACCGCGCGACCCTGCGTCGCTTCCGGGCGCTGCTGTTCCAGATCGAAAAGGACGGGATTGCCGGCAAGCGCTGGGGCACGTCGCCCGACGTAGTGGCCGCCATCCACGGGTATGCCAACTTCGTCGCGATGGTCGATCCTGAGAAAGGTAAAGCGCTGCAGGAGCGCGTGGCCCGGATCATCGCCACGGTAGCGCCTCACTTCAAAAAACGTCCCCGGAAAACTTATCCGGCCCGGTCGGGCAAGTGGTTGCAAACCGCTTCCTCGGAGGCGTCGTCTTCGGAAGCATCCACGGACTCCGGCAATGTCAACGCAATTCCAGAGCCACCCGCCGCCAAAAAGCCCTGGTGGAAATTCTGGTAGTTTTACCTTTCGAGCCATGTCAACCCCCATTCGTAGCCAAGCCGAGCTGCTCCAGGCGCTTGCACAAGGATACCAACCCAAGTACCTGTTTTTCTGGGGACATCAACCGCGCAAAGACGGCACCCTCGGGAAAGAGTGTTTCAGCCAGTGGTGGTCCGCGCCCTTCGAAGTCGAAGGCATCACTTACCTAACGGCAGAACATTACATGATGGCAGAAAAGGCGCGTTTGTTCGGCGACGAAGACGTGCGGGCGCAAATCCTCGAAGCTACGCATCCTCATCAAGTAAAAAAGTTAGGCCGACAGGTGCGGAATTATGCCGATACGGTCTGGCAACAACACCGTTTCGACATTGTAGTCGCCGGTAACCTGGCGAAATTCAGCCAGCACCCACCGCTGCGTGAGTTCCTTGTGGCGACAAAAGAACGCATTCTGGTCGAGGCCAGCCCGGTCGATTCCATCTGGGGCATTGGCCTCACCGGCGACGACCCACGCGCTGCACAGCCGCACCAGTGGCAAG is a window of Catalinimonas alkaloidigena DNA encoding:
- a CDS encoding WGR domain-containing protein, encoding MKLLQNVTLWFQAGHSDKVYEVDLVETPQGFLVNFRYGRRGATLRDGTKTPSPVSEAEAQQVFDKLIASKKKEGYRETTVAPAVTTAPPLHVSAETPSRLLQQLHAALQQGDTSERPLTRLVWQVGELRLPEAVPLLVQQLPRADELQQYCIVWALGRCGSKDAVPVLEQLYQGKATKEKVRRITHAALLALTDGPTRRVVLDAVLTELPADLAKEVRRGSTATARSVAERHLARPKHAYLLELLYLLAPDFPAAREVVSRQLRTMPLEAGTFRSLRHIFKIAEFRDDAAVFAQLAYRFEKAKHAFRQGSSYYRRQRIYLDGEWVPVQQELTQENSRLAYSERTRHYLRRRVWRTLRRLGERGDADYTAWAAQVLLQFSDAQDQGEVRTIRRSWWDWKARMMREKVKYYDTYAGYLAFNHILYTNSPRYELKRNRWAWTCQGEYQPGQPAPNAREEAFPQLWDKSPEPILLLLSESTSERVLQFAEKVFRANPSFSKHIKVAHLVKMLQQPSLLVNRLALELAAAHYDPAAPDLALVRAMLQSPLVEARDLGWTWVEAQTAYFLHETLLFADLLLSPFADVQERAHQELAQATLPETQTELMVAHVLAQVLQCSSEADRPCLERAALFLPTLFEKKLQNLPLAQIDQLLHHPLPEVQALAGRILLIHQTPVSDLPPELLGTLTGSPHAAVRQVGVALFGKQTDDELLAAPNLLLAFATAPYPEVREAVRPIVQRLAAGHPDFGTTLLEQLLPFLRRKETYEGLHDDLLTLVQEALPEALRQLSPETAWEFLTSRRPTSQRLGAQLLGTTLRGEALSVRQLVRLANHEMLSVRQWVGAQFEAQTDRMKTQPAEALRLLDASWEDARQFGFAYFEQHFDEATWTPELLVSVCDSTRPDVQAFGRKLLDQYFKKEDGQTYLVQLSQHPAPALQQQATQYLEDYAAGKPDVLETLTPYFQTVLSQVNRSGRAKRDVFAFLKAEALKSRAAAEIIAPLITRQSLTMAVADKAACLQILRDLRQAYPDLEQPLSIRSVRTYSSDHAV
- a CDS encoding NADAR family protein; the encoded protein is MSTPIRSQAELLQALAQGYQPKYLFFWGHQPRKDGTLGKECFSQWWSAPFEVEGITYLTAEHYMMAEKARLFGDEDVRAQILEATHPHQVKKLGRQVRNYADTVWQQHRFDIVVAGNLAKFSQHPPLREFLVATKERILVEASPVDSIWGIGLTGDDPRAAQPHQWQGLNLLGYALMEVRDRLA
- a CDS encoding reverse transcriptase family protein, with the translated sequence MAEETPPQPRTRQELYDQVRQSSREAVTLREMARMGFWPKGQGIPPIPQALLEKQQALQQELQPLVEQSRKMEDRVRMLKELRKKRMAESRQKRKETKERRERERQARQAAWEQRKTHEILYLGEGVSGGLSQTDDDAQKLQHYQLPRFENAKALAEDMGITVNALRFLAYNRPVSTLTHYQRFTMPKKTGGQRLISAPMPRLKDAQYWVLHHLLQLLPVHEAVHGFCAGRSIVSNARPHVGRQVVLNFDLKDFFPTLTYTRIKGLFCALGYAEAIATPLALLCTEPDTDEVTLDGQTYYVANGERYLPQGAPTSPALTNLICLRLDRRLTGLATKLGFTYTRYADDLTFSADAEGMKHINTLRVMLHRIVEEEGFQVHPDKSRVMRKGSKQEVTGIVVNEKPGVDRATLRRFRALLFQIEKDGIAGKRWGTSPDVVAAIHGYANFVAMVDPEKGKALQERVARIIATVAPHFKKRPRKTYPARSGKWLQTASSEASSSEASTDSGNVNAIPEPPAAKKPWWKFW